In Candidatus Falkowbacteria bacterium, a genomic segment contains:
- a CDS encoding polymer-forming cytoskeletal protein, translating to MSKTRLGLAVFLALFVGFFAFQAKALMVQNKESLYVAKDEVISSSYVAAGSTITIDGKIQGDVICAGRSIIINGFVDGDVLCLGQTITINGEVRGSVRAIGSSVVINGKVARNVTVAGSDVGLGSKGEVGWDMMFASAYSDIRGAVKRDIDGAGAIMTIGGLVGRNVNLFGDRNDDSKNDKNNNPTITIAKEAVINGNLSYTATQDALVEEGAMIKGSTDRHDFALRRSGDANSAVAAYIWWRIIVIFSALLVGLILISWLKRPLHEISQKIFVKPYATFGYGLLFIIVTPIISILLMFTFIGIPLALMMSAIWLIVLYLGKIITAIIVGQEIMKRRKQVEGKKSSAVLAMVVGVVVSYLIFSIPVLGGFMSMLATIFGVGLIWIYGREKSVIHN from the coding sequence ATGTCAAAGACAAGGTTAGGTTTAGCGGTATTTTTAGCGCTTTTTGTTGGTTTTTTTGCCTTTCAAGCAAAAGCTTTGATGGTGCAAAATAAAGAGTCGCTCTATGTTGCTAAAGATGAGGTTATTAGTAGCAGTTATGTGGCAGCTGGATCTACCATTACGATTGATGGAAAGATACAGGGTGATGTGATTTGTGCTGGACGGTCAATAATCATCAATGGTTTCGTTGATGGTGATGTTCTTTGTCTTGGACAGACAATTACTATTAACGGGGAAGTGCGAGGCAGTGTTCGGGCGATCGGAAGTTCAGTTGTTATTAATGGAAAAGTTGCTCGTAATGTAACTGTTGCCGGAAGTGATGTTGGTTTAGGGTCAAAGGGTGAGGTTGGATGGGATATGATGTTTGCTTCAGCCTATTCAGATATTCGTGGAGCGGTGAAAAGAGATATAGACGGTGCTGGAGCAATAATGACAATTGGTGGTTTGGTTGGACGTAATGTAAATTTATTTGGTGATCGAAATGATGATTCAAAAAATGATAAGAATAATAATCCAACAATAACAATTGCCAAGGAAGCAGTAATTAATGGAAATCTATCATACACAGCGACACAAGATGCTTTGGTTGAAGAAGGAGCTATGATTAAAGGTTCAACTGATCGTCATGATTTTGCTTTACGTCGATCAGGTGATGCAAACTCGGCTGTTGCAGCCTATATCTGGTGGAGAATTATTGTTATCTTTTCAGCTTTGCTCGTTGGTTTAATTTTGATTAGTTGGTTAAAGCGTCCACTTCATGAAATTTCTCAGAAAATATTTGTAAAGCCATATGCAACTTTTGGTTATGGTTTACTGTTTATTATTGTCACGCCAATTATTAGTATCTTACTTATGTTTACTTTTATTGGTATTCCGTTGGCTCTAATGATGAGCGCCATTTGGTTGATTGTTCTCTATCTTGGAAAAATTATAACAGCTATTATCGTTGGTCAAGAAATTATGAAACGACGTAAACAAGTTGAGGGTAAAAAGTCATCGGCTGTGCTTGCAATGGTTGTGGGAGTTGTTGTCTCATATCTAATTTTTTCAATACCTGTTCTTGGTGGCTTCATGTCTATGTTGGCCACTATTTTTGGAGTCGGTTTGATTTGGATTTATGGAAGAGAGAAGAGTGTTATTCATAATTAA